The nucleotide sequence CTCCTGCTGGGCTGAGGggagagcctggagctgctcggGCAGGCAGCACCTCTGAGGGTGTGCCATGCCCACGGAATTCAGATCACTTCTGTCCCGAACCgctggcacaggctggggactGCCTGGTTGGCTCAGCAGCCACAGGATTGCCCTGAGCCActgacacagcacagccctgttCCCAAAATCATGGCTCATCCCTGTGGGGCTCTCCAGGGAGACCCACCCAGCTCCAAGGAAGGGCCAGCAACAAGGAACCCACTCCTGCCTGTCCCAGatccccaggctgtgcccctaCCATGGCCGTgtcctgtgccaggggctggcagtgccctaCATGATGGAGCAGGTGAAGCCACAGCACTCCTTGAGCAGCGTCAGGCCCGTCTTGGTCACGTAGGGAGCCGAGGTTTGCTGTCCCCTCGATGTCATCTTCTTCTCTCGGACAGGAGCTGCGGGAAGAggagcctggctctgcctggggaccggggcacagcccggggctgctgctcagagctgccctggggctgctttGACCCCGGGgagccacagctcctgcccctcgagggcactgccctggggctctggggtgtccccagctcctgcccctcgagggcactgccctggggctctggggtgtccccagctcctgcccctcgcCTCGAGGGCActgccctggggctctgggagTGCCTCCCGCCACCCTGGGGAGGTGACAAAGACAGGGGAGGGGTGGCTGTCATCAGAGGATATGGTGTCCATCCTGCATCCACCCGAGGTGTGAGCCAGTGTTCAAGGGCCAGTAGAAGGCTGGCAGCTCTAAGagagcgcccccagccccgttcTCATGGGCCATGCTGGGAAATGCCAGGAGGGAAATGGATTCCTAACACCTGCTCCAATTCCAGGTGTTCCCACGCTGTGACCTCAAGCACCAGCATCCCCTGTGCCATTTCCCCACGTCCCCCAGGTAAGCCAGTCCCAGGCAGTGAAATCTTGGAGGCAGAGTGCTTGGGAAAGGGGACAAATGCCAGGGAGGTTCAGTGCAAGCAATAAACACGTCAGCACCCACTTGCTCTCTGGAGGTAGCTTTTGGAGAGCTTGCTCTGCAGGAACTCGGCCATTTCCTTgtcttcttccctttccctgtgaCAAAGAACTCGGTTACTGCTCAGGAAAGGAGCAGCAAGGcccccaggagctgtgggaaggCAGGACACAGCTCAGAGGATGGGTtgcactgtccccagcacaagCAGTAGGTGACAGCAGCTACCTGAGCCTCTCAAACTCCACGTCATCCACCAGGAAATCCCGCGTTTCCACCAGCTTGTGGATCTGCTGCACCAGCTCCTCTTCCCTCTGCTTCTCCTCGTTGGATTTCTGGttctctgcagcacagggagcacaTTCACAGCCACAGGGAGCACATTTCACACCCCCAGAGGGACCACCCCCCCTGCCAAGGCCAGTCCTGTTCCGTtctgctcagctctgagtgTGGGGGCAAAGCCAACCCACAGGAAGCAGCTGGATCCGGGCTCGGGCTGCTCAATGAGCAGGAATCTGGTCCCAGCTGCCCTGGTTGGAGGTGacagctctcctggggctctcctggggctctcCCACTGCTGGAGTTAGTGCAGAGTCACCTGGGCTCTGTCCCTGAGCAGCCCGATGGCAGAGCCCATCACGGCCACGATCTGGATCATTAAGGGCCCCGAGGCTGGGGACGTTCCAAGCCCCAGCCCTGGCgggctctgagcagcactgATGTGTTCCCGGCTTTATCCAAAGCcaaggctgctgtggctgtCTCACAAGAACAGGGATGTGCAGGATTTTTCCAGCACAGACTGGTCTGAGTCCACTTctaaagaagacaaaaagagcAGAATTTCTGCTCTCAGCTGAGTCTGGGAGTGCTGAAAAGGCAAGAAATGAAAGCCCAAAGCAGATGAAGGAAAGCCAGGCTCATTTCCCCAGTAGCAGAAAAGACCAATTTATCTCTGCTCTGGGCCATGGTTTCGGAAAGTCTTGGTTTATGGACTGGAAGGAGTCGGGATTAAAAGCCCCCATGAGATCTGGAGCAAGGAGCTCCTATTTTTATGGCAGGATGCTCCCCTCCCCTCTGAGCCTCCATCGGGAT is from Anomalospiza imberbis isolate Cuckoo-Finch-1a 21T00152 chromosome 19, ASM3175350v1, whole genome shotgun sequence and encodes:
- the LOC137485310 gene encoding bMERB domain-containing protein 1-like, producing the protein MEGSRASPRYGSMESTRWPPAGAGPEDEIVSMADSTTTIDDIEGELFRIERIREILVRRESELRYMMDDIQLCKEISRLKTELQKLLAMPENQKSNEEKQREEELVQQIHKLVETRDFLVDDVEFERLREREEDKEMAEFLQSKLSKSYLQRATPVREKKMTSRGQQTSAPYVTKTGLTLLKECCGFTCSIM